A genome region from Streptomyces sp. NBC_01296 includes the following:
- a CDS encoding GDSL-type esterase/lipase family protein yields the protein MTITVPPGSTVMFTGDSITDCQRLESEEGLGFGYPLRVAGEWGLRHPDRPVTWLNTANAGNKVMDLEARWQSDVLDARPDVVSILVGVNDMGWHTLDPKGYVISAEEFEAGYDRLLAPLAEAGTKLILIEPFLLPIHGVVEAGAALVGDKEREEWRTDLDPKIQVVRKLARKYGAHLLAADGMFAELAATAGPEYCAADGVHPTPAGHAALAAAWLRLVA from the coding sequence ATGACGATCACTGTCCCGCCGGGAAGCACCGTGATGTTCACCGGCGATTCGATCACCGACTGCCAACGGCTGGAGAGTGAAGAGGGCCTCGGGTTCGGCTACCCGTTGCGCGTCGCGGGCGAGTGGGGACTCCGGCACCCGGACCGGCCCGTGACCTGGCTGAACACCGCGAACGCGGGCAACAAGGTGATGGACCTCGAAGCCCGCTGGCAGAGCGACGTACTCGACGCGCGCCCGGACGTGGTGTCGATCCTCGTCGGGGTCAACGACATGGGCTGGCACACACTGGACCCGAAGGGGTACGTGATCTCCGCGGAGGAGTTCGAGGCAGGTTATGACCGCCTGCTCGCACCCCTCGCCGAGGCGGGCACGAAGCTGATCCTCATCGAGCCGTTCCTCCTGCCGATCCACGGCGTCGTCGAGGCCGGTGCCGCGCTCGTCGGCGACAAAGAGCGAGAAGAGTGGCGCACCGACCTGGACCCGAAGATCCAGGTCGTGCGCAAGCTCGCCCGCAAGTACGGCGCCCATCTGCTCGCCGCCGACGGCATGTTCGCCGAGCTCGCCGCGACGGCCGGACCGGAGTACTGCGCCGCGGACGGCGTACACCCGACGCCGGCCGGCCACGCCGCACTCGCGGCGGCCTGGCTGCGCCTGGTCGCGTGA
- a CDS encoding darcynin family protein → MPAENTTPPVTAFMLIKTMPEWLAMTPRERMNAFVTQVVPAIEAKTTGVRSRFYDTEFYSTRVTDVWVWEADDHDAYQLLIDALRETPFWDRYFKVVDLLVGTENGYARTYGLEAVTTIAT, encoded by the coding sequence ATGCCCGCTGAGAACACCACACCGCCGGTCACGGCGTTCATGCTCATCAAGACGATGCCCGAGTGGCTCGCCATGACCCCCCGGGAACGCATGAACGCTTTCGTCACCCAGGTCGTCCCCGCGATCGAGGCCAAGACCACCGGCGTCCGCTCACGCTTCTACGACACGGAGTTCTACTCCACCCGCGTCACCGACGTCTGGGTCTGGGAAGCCGACGACCACGACGCCTACCAGCTCCTGATCGACGCACTGCGCGAAACCCCGTTCTGGGACCGCTACTTCAAGGTCGTCGACCTCCTCGTCGGCACCGAGAACGGCTACGCCCGCACGTACGGCCTCGAGGCCGTCACCACCATCGCCACCTGA
- a CDS encoding FAD-dependent oxidoreductase yields MHDVVIVGAGPVGLFLACELGLAGCSVLVLEREPEPGSPWKTEPLGMRGLSATSLEAFNRRGILQALLTASGDSGAPAANPDADEASPPRWAGHFAGMMLDPAKVDVAALPFRLPSPAPEVLLTHLEAVESVLAEQAAKLGVDVRRGVTVSAIAENDEGVVARAGADAYEARWLVGCDGGRSTVRRLAGFDFVGTEPQFTGYTMQATVADPEKLRSGFNPTPMGMYMRMPSEGHVGMMDFDGGAFDRSQQPTRDHLQAVLRRVSGTDVTLSDVRLASSFTDRAMQATTYRRGRVLLAGDAAHIHSPLGGQGLNTGIGDAMNLGWKLAATVHGHAPDGLLDTYTGERHPIGAAVLDWSRAQVAAMRPDPHGQAMQGVVRDLIATRDGTTYVFARLSGSWVRYDLGSADPLVGRNAPDLRLEDGTRLGDLMRDGRGVALDFSTDQSLRGAAMGWESRIRYAAGPARNDLGLGAVLVRPDGTVAWAGDRRPDREAFERAVGRWFGDPDIS; encoded by the coding sequence GTGCATGACGTAGTGATCGTGGGCGCGGGCCCGGTCGGTCTGTTCCTTGCCTGCGAGCTTGGTCTCGCCGGCTGTTCGGTCCTGGTGCTCGAGCGGGAGCCGGAGCCCGGTTCCCCGTGGAAGACAGAACCACTGGGGATGCGCGGCCTGTCCGCCACGTCGCTCGAGGCGTTCAACCGCCGCGGGATACTGCAGGCGCTGCTGACGGCGTCGGGCGACAGCGGCGCCCCCGCCGCGAATCCGGACGCGGATGAGGCGTCACCCCCCCGCTGGGCGGGCCACTTCGCCGGCATGATGCTCGACCCCGCCAAGGTCGACGTCGCCGCCCTGCCGTTCCGGCTGCCCAGCCCGGCACCGGAGGTCCTGCTGACGCACCTCGAAGCGGTCGAGTCGGTGCTGGCCGAGCAGGCAGCGAAGCTCGGCGTGGACGTCAGGCGCGGCGTCACGGTCTCGGCCATCGCCGAGAACGATGAGGGCGTGGTCGCACGAGCCGGGGCGGACGCGTACGAGGCGCGCTGGCTCGTCGGCTGCGACGGCGGACGCAGCACGGTGCGCCGGCTCGCGGGCTTCGACTTCGTCGGCACCGAGCCGCAGTTCACCGGCTACACCATGCAGGCGACCGTCGCCGATCCCGAGAAACTGCGGTCCGGGTTCAACCCGACGCCGATGGGCATGTACATGCGAATGCCCTCGGAAGGGCACGTCGGCATGATGGACTTCGACGGTGGCGCGTTCGATCGCTCGCAGCAGCCGACCCGCGACCATCTCCAGGCGGTTCTGCGCCGCGTGTCCGGCACCGACGTGACGCTGAGCGACGTCCGTCTCGCCTCGAGCTTCACCGATCGGGCGATGCAGGCGACGACGTACCGGCGAGGACGCGTCCTGCTCGCGGGCGACGCCGCCCACATCCACTCACCCCTGGGCGGGCAGGGACTCAACACCGGCATCGGCGACGCCATGAACCTGGGCTGGAAGCTCGCGGCGACCGTGCACGGGCACGCACCGGACGGACTGCTCGACACGTACACCGGCGAGCGCCATCCGATCGGCGCAGCGGTGCTCGACTGGTCGCGCGCCCAAGTGGCGGCCATGCGGCCGGACCCGCACGGCCAGGCGATGCAAGGAGTGGTCCGCGACCTGATCGCGACCCGTGACGGAACGACCTACGTGTTCGCGAGGCTGTCGGGATCGTGGGTCCGTTACGACCTCGGCAGCGCGGATCCGCTGGTCGGCCGCAACGCCCCGGACCTCCGCCTCGAGGACGGCACGCGCCTGGGCGACCTGATGCGGGACGGACGGGGCGTGGCCCTCGATTTCAGCACCGACCAATCCCTGCGCGGTGCGGCGATGGGCTGGGAGAGCCGCATACGGTACGCGGCCGGTCCGGCGAGGAACGACCTCGGACTGGGTGCCGTGCTCGTCCGACCTGACGGGACGGTCGCCTGGGCAGGTGACCGCCGCCCTGACCGTGAAGCCTTCGAGCGGGCCGTCGGCCGCTGGTTCGGCGATCCGGACATCTCTTGA
- a CDS encoding NAD(P)H-binding protein, which produces MIVITAPTGNIGSHLLSLLLESAPAHGEELRVVVRDPARLPDAVRDRVEVVTGSHGDAEVVDRAFEGADAVFWLVPPDASLTPEDAYCGFTRPAAKALVAHGIGHVVGVSALGRGTPVAHRAGLVSASLAMDDLIAGTGVAYRALACPSFFENLLEDADTIRETGVFTDAIDAGLKAPRAAVADIAAVAADLLRNRSWSGNDSVPVLGPEDLSPDDLARVMTEQLGRPVRYARQPLDELHTDLLGYRLNEAFAQGVVDMKRAKNEGLDAGVTRTRATGSPTTFAQWCARTLKPAVLPEGTRHAR; this is translated from the coding sequence ACGCGTGGTCGTACGCGACCCCGCCCGGCTGCCCGACGCGGTGCGCGACCGCGTCGAGGTGGTCACCGGCTCGCACGGCGACGCCGAGGTCGTCGACCGCGCCTTCGAGGGCGCCGACGCCGTGTTCTGGCTCGTCCCCCCGGACGCGTCCCTGACCCCCGAGGATGCCTACTGCGGCTTCACCCGGCCCGCCGCGAAGGCCCTCGTCGCCCACGGCATCGGCCACGTCGTCGGCGTCTCCGCGCTCGGCCGCGGCACCCCGGTCGCCCACCGCGCCGGACTCGTCAGCGCCTCCCTCGCCATGGACGACCTCATCGCCGGCACCGGCGTGGCCTACCGCGCCCTGGCCTGCCCGTCCTTCTTCGAGAACCTTCTCGAGGACGCGGACACGATCCGGGAGACGGGCGTCTTCACCGACGCCATCGACGCCGGCCTCAAGGCCCCCCGCGCCGCCGTCGCCGACATCGCGGCCGTCGCCGCCGACCTGCTGCGCAACCGCTCGTGGTCCGGCAACGACAGCGTCCCCGTCCTCGGACCCGAGGACCTCTCCCCCGACGACCTGGCCCGCGTCATGACCGAACAACTCGGCCGCCCCGTCCGCTACGCACGGCAGCCGCTCGACGAACTGCACACCGACCTCCTCGGCTACCGCCTCAACGAGGCGTTCGCCCAGGGTGTCGTCGACATGAAGCGGGCCAAGAACGAGGGCCTCGACGCAGGTGTCACCCGCACCCGGGCCACCGGCTCCCCCACCACCTTCGCCCAGTGGTGCGCCCGGACCCTCAAGCCCGCAGTCCTCCCGGAAGGCACCCGTCATGCCCGCTGA
- a CDS encoding NAD(P)/FAD-dependent oxidoreductase, which produces MNERHEAGATAHRVLVLGAGYAGMAAAIQLAARVKGHRGVHVTLVNAQERFTERMRLHMTGTGQRLVDLSVPELLTGTGAQFIRGWVTAVDTDARTVRIDDDRILHYDTLVYGLGGVADTAAAPGVEDHAYTLNSVQDAEVLADRLAHLGGGTVVVAGNGLTGVESAAEIAEQHPGLNVVLLGRSEPGAAMNPKARRYVHSALERLGVRVRSGAEVVKVLPDAVELAGGERVPADVVLWTSGTRVSPLAAAAGLTVDERGRIVTDAALRSVSHPDVYAVGDAAAVRQGYGVMHGTCQGGMPTGVHAAVSIFRVLEGKQPKPFRFGYYHTPVSLGRHDAVVQFTRPDDSPRRMYLTGRMAARYKETVTASPWPTYGRMKKMPASGAFWPRGGRFTRVQGAR; this is translated from the coding sequence ATGAACGAACGGCACGAAGCAGGGGCGACCGCGCACCGGGTTCTGGTCCTGGGGGCGGGTTACGCGGGCATGGCCGCGGCGATCCAGCTCGCGGCCCGGGTCAAGGGACACCGGGGCGTGCACGTGACCCTGGTGAACGCGCAGGAGCGGTTCACCGAGCGGATGCGGCTGCACATGACCGGGACCGGGCAGCGGCTCGTCGATCTGAGCGTCCCGGAGCTACTGACCGGCACGGGTGCGCAGTTCATACGCGGCTGGGTGACGGCGGTGGACACGGACGCGAGGACGGTACGGATCGACGACGACCGCATCCTGCACTACGACACGCTCGTGTACGGGCTGGGCGGCGTGGCCGACACCGCGGCGGCGCCGGGGGTCGAGGACCACGCGTACACCCTGAACAGCGTGCAGGACGCCGAGGTGCTCGCCGACCGGCTGGCGCACCTCGGCGGCGGCACGGTGGTGGTCGCAGGCAACGGCCTCACCGGCGTCGAGTCGGCCGCGGAGATCGCCGAGCAGCACCCGGGGCTGAACGTCGTGCTGCTGGGCCGGAGCGAACCCGGCGCGGCCATGAACCCGAAGGCCAGGAGGTATGTGCACTCCGCGCTCGAGCGCCTGGGTGTCCGGGTGCGCAGCGGGGCCGAGGTGGTGAAGGTGCTGCCCGATGCGGTCGAGCTGGCGGGCGGGGAGAGAGTTCCCGCCGACGTGGTCTTGTGGACGAGCGGTACGCGGGTGTCGCCGCTGGCGGCCGCCGCCGGGCTGACCGTCGACGAGCGCGGCCGCATCGTCACCGACGCCGCGCTGCGGTCGGTGTCGCATCCGGACGTGTACGCCGTGGGCGACGCGGCCGCCGTGCGCCAGGGCTACGGCGTCATGCACGGCACCTGCCAGGGCGGCATGCCGACCGGTGTGCACGCCGCGGTGTCGATCTTCCGGGTGTTGGAGGGCAAGCAGCCCAAGCCCTTCCGCTTCGGCTACTACCACACGCCGGTGAGCCTGGGACGGCACGACGCGGTCGTGCAGTTCACCCGCCCCGACGACAGCCCCCGGCGGATGTATCTGACCGGCCGTATGGCGGCACGGTATAAGGAGACGGTGACTGCTTCCCCCTGGCCGACCTACGGCCGTATGAAGAAGATGCCCGCCTCGGGTGCGTTCTGGCCGCGCGGCGGCCGCTTCACCCGGGTCCAGGGGGCACGGTGA
- a CDS encoding RNA polymerase sigma-70 factor has translation MTQPPADFDQQIFHQHRNLLFSVAYRFLGTAADAEDAVQDAWIKWSAADRSQVADPKAYLTRIVSNLALERLRSTRYKRETYVGPWLPEPILTGGDAAEAVTDAESVSMAMLVVLETLSPLERAVFVLREVFDFSHAEIAEAVERSEAAVRQAAHRAREHVRARRPRFPTDRSRQREVTEKFFAASTGGDVNALMELLSPDVTLWTDGGGKVRQALRPVVGASTVAAWFAAIGTVTYQGIEPADMNAELVEINGGPGMLFSGLNRVIATVTFDFDADGRITAIHNVANPDKLRAIAGGTTHHVATR, from the coding sequence GTGACCCAGCCGCCCGCGGACTTCGACCAGCAGATATTCCACCAGCACCGCAATCTGCTGTTCTCGGTGGCCTACCGTTTCCTCGGCACCGCGGCCGATGCCGAGGACGCGGTCCAGGACGCCTGGATCAAATGGTCGGCCGCCGACCGCTCGCAGGTGGCCGATCCCAAGGCGTACCTGACGCGGATCGTGTCGAATCTGGCGCTGGAACGGCTGCGCTCCACCCGGTACAAGCGCGAAACGTACGTGGGGCCGTGGCTTCCGGAGCCCATTCTCACGGGCGGGGATGCCGCCGAGGCCGTCACGGACGCCGAGTCGGTGTCGATGGCGATGCTGGTGGTGCTGGAGACGCTGAGCCCACTCGAGCGTGCGGTGTTCGTGCTGAGGGAAGTCTTCGACTTCAGCCATGCCGAGATCGCGGAGGCGGTGGAGCGGTCCGAAGCCGCGGTGCGGCAGGCCGCGCACCGCGCTCGTGAGCATGTAAGGGCCCGTCGGCCGCGCTTCCCCACGGACCGCTCGAGGCAGCGCGAGGTCACCGAGAAGTTCTTCGCCGCCTCGACCGGTGGTGACGTCAACGCCCTGATGGAGTTGCTGTCCCCGGACGTCACTCTGTGGACCGACGGCGGCGGCAAGGTCCGCCAGGCCCTGCGTCCGGTCGTGGGCGCATCCACGGTGGCTGCCTGGTTCGCGGCCATCGGCACCGTCACCTACCAGGGCATCGAGCCGGCCGACATGAACGCTGAACTCGTCGAAATAAACGGTGGGCCCGGCATGCTGTTCAGCGGACTGAATCGAGTGATCGCCACGGTCACCTTCGATTTCGACGCCGACGGCCGCATCACCGCCATCCACAACGTGGCCAACCCGGACAAGCTCCGGGCCATCGCCGGAGGCACCACTCACCACGTCGCGACGCGGTAG